In Halopelagius inordinatus, a single genomic region encodes these proteins:
- the phoU gene encoding phosphate signaling complex protein PhoU, translating into MTRETYQQSLVELRADVTAMGETVVERLGMAIDSLATGDEAVAREVIDGDSAVNETYLELERRCIELVALQQPVASDLRFVAASFKISTDIERIGDLATNLAQYALAADRTFTPDVGLDEIGRDATELVERSLEAYANGDADACREIAARDDEIDALCQRANHAVARDLIEEEALGDAWAVEELLDDVSRVLLTIRDLERVADHAVNIAARTLYAVENDTELIY; encoded by the coding sequence GTGACGCGAGAAACCTACCAGCAGTCGTTGGTGGAACTCCGAGCGGACGTCACCGCGATGGGCGAGACGGTCGTCGAACGCCTCGGTATGGCGATAGACAGTCTGGCGACCGGCGACGAAGCGGTCGCTCGGGAAGTGATCGACGGCGATAGCGCGGTCAACGAGACGTACCTCGAACTGGAACGGCGCTGTATCGAACTGGTCGCACTCCAGCAACCCGTCGCCTCGGACCTGCGGTTCGTCGCCGCGTCGTTCAAGATCAGCACCGACATCGAACGCATCGGTGACCTGGCGACGAATCTCGCTCAGTACGCACTCGCGGCCGACCGAACGTTCACGCCGGACGTCGGTCTCGACGAGATCGGTCGGGACGCGACGGAACTCGTCGAGCGAAGCCTCGAAGCGTACGCGAACGGAGACGCCGACGCCTGTCGGGAGATTGCGGCGCGCGACGACGAAATCGACGCGCTCTGCCAGCGAGCGAACCACGCAGTCGCGCGCGACCTGATCGAAGAGGAGGCGCTCGGCGACGCGTGGGCCGTCGAGGAACTACTGGACGACGTCTCTCGGGTGCTGCTTACGATCCGTGATTTAGAGCGCGTCGCCGACCACGCCGTGAACATCGCGGCGCGAACGCTGTACGCGGTCGAAAACGACACGGAACTCATCTACTGA
- the gcvPA gene encoding aminomethyl-transferring glycine dehydrogenase subunit GcvPA encodes MTRGSPYAPHTDAETEAMLEAVGVESQEDLFDIPEGVRFDGEFGIEARSEREARREMSRTLAKNDDLTEFLGRDHHSHYVPALVDDLSRRSEFLTSYTQYQPEITQGFLQVLFEYQSMLVELTGLPVANCSMYDAATALAEAARLAGRVRRVSGTRVLVPEILHEGKRGVLDNYVAGTDLTVETYAMDDGTVDIDALRAQVGEDAAMVYAENPTVRGSIEPRLSEIGDIAEENGALFCLGTDVVALGLLEEPAAVGADVVVGEADALGMPTSYGMGLGLFATREEFLRQVPGRLVGASEDAADMRAYTLTLQTREQHIRKERATSNICTNQAWVALRTAMHVASLGPSGLVDLAKQCVTDAESLAAELSGLKGVRAPVHDRHHFREFVAHVDQPATAIASDLESEGFAVHVVGEHRLQVCVTDLNAAKTDALVSAFEEVL; translated from the coding sequence ATGACGCGGGGAAGCCCTTACGCGCCGCACACGGACGCAGAGACCGAAGCGATGCTCGAAGCCGTCGGCGTCGAGAGCCAAGAGGACCTCTTCGACATCCCCGAAGGAGTTCGCTTCGACGGCGAGTTCGGCATCGAAGCCCGAAGCGAACGCGAGGCGCGACGGGAGATGTCGCGCACGCTGGCCAAGAACGACGACCTGACGGAGTTCCTCGGCCGCGACCACCACTCACACTACGTCCCCGCTCTCGTGGACGACCTCTCGCGGCGGTCCGAGTTTCTCACCTCCTACACGCAGTACCAACCGGAGATAACGCAGGGGTTCCTGCAGGTGCTCTTCGAGTACCAGTCGATGCTCGTCGAACTGACGGGCCTGCCGGTGGCGAACTGTTCGATGTACGACGCCGCCACCGCACTCGCCGAGGCGGCGCGCCTCGCCGGGCGCGTCCGGCGCGTCTCCGGCACCCGCGTTCTCGTCCCCGAGATTCTCCACGAGGGCAAACGCGGCGTCCTCGACAACTACGTCGCCGGAACTGACCTCACGGTGGAGACGTACGCGATGGACGACGGAACCGTCGATATCGACGCCCTCCGGGCGCAGGTCGGCGAAGACGCGGCGATGGTCTACGCCGAGAACCCGACGGTCCGCGGGAGTATCGAACCCCGCCTCTCGGAAATCGGCGACATCGCCGAGGAGAACGGTGCGCTGTTCTGTCTCGGGACGGACGTGGTCGCTCTCGGACTGTTGGAAGAACCCGCCGCAGTCGGCGCGGACGTCGTCGTCGGCGAGGCGGACGCACTCGGCATGCCGACGAGTTACGGCATGGGACTCGGCCTGTTCGCCACTCGCGAGGAGTTCCTCCGTCAGGTGCCGGGCCGCCTCGTCGGCGCGAGCGAAGACGCCGCAGACATGCGCGCGTACACGCTCACCCTCCAGACGCGCGAACAGCACATCCGCAAGGAGCGAGCCACCTCGAACATCTGTACAAATCAGGCGTGGGTGGCGCTTCGGACGGCGATGCACGTCGCCTCTCTCGGCCCCTCGGGCCTCGTGGACCTCGCAAAGCAGTGCGTCACCGACGCCGAGTCGCTGGCCGCGGAGTTAAGCGGCCTGAAAGGCGTCCGCGCGCCGGTCCACGACCGACACCACTTCCGCGAGTTCGTCGCTCACGTGGACCAACCCGCGACGGCCATCGCGTCGGACCTCGAATCGGAGGGGTTCGCCGTCCACGTCGTCGGCGAGCACCGACTGCAGGTCTGCGTTACGGACCTGAACGCTGCGAAGACGGACGCCCTCGTTTCGGCGTTCGAGGAGGTACTCTGA
- a CDS encoding DUF7344 domain-containing protein: protein MSTESTSESLSAVDRSVDTLFDALSDDRRRYVLTYLRESENAVRLDALAEAVVAWERGRTVETRAPTPENVAISLHHRHLPKLERTGLTERTADGVSLTERGASAAESFSAASAERPDGGNSA, encoded by the coding sequence ATGAGTACCGAATCCACGTCGGAGTCTCTCAGCGCCGTCGACCGCTCTGTGGACACTCTGTTCGACGCTCTGTCGGACGACCGCCGGAGATACGTACTCACGTACCTTCGCGAGAGCGAGAACGCGGTACGGCTGGACGCACTCGCGGAGGCAGTCGTCGCCTGGGAACGCGGACGGACAGTCGAAACTCGGGCGCCCACCCCGGAGAACGTCGCTATCTCGCTTCACCACAGACATCTCCCGAAGTTAGAGCGCACCGGTCTCACCGAACGAACCGCAGACGGCGTCTCTCTGACCGAACGCGGCGCATCCGCGGCGGAGTCGTTCTCTGCGGCGTCGGCCGAACGGCCGGACGGGGGCAACAGTGCATGA
- the gcvPB gene encoding aminomethyl-transferring glycine dehydrogenase subunit GcvPB codes for MDFDQARYSREDLYEPLLSEKNSTRVETGEGDSPLPDDLTRDSVELPDLSEPELARHYTRLSQMNWSVEMGPYPLGSCTMKYNPSFTEDVAADPNAAVHPDRSVRSSQGTLELLYDLQDYLGRIGGMDAVTLQPPAGAAGEFAGILVAKAYHEANGDDRSEVIVPASAHGTNFASAAMAGYDVVELPSDDDGRVDVEALDAAVSEDTAALMLTNPNTVGLFERDIVEIAEMVHDAGGLLYYDGANLNALLGRGRPGDMGFDIMHYNVHKTFATPHGGGGPGAGPVGVVAELAEFLPKPHVRERGGSYELYDPERSVGKVHGYLGNWLVLVKAYAYIARLGDEGLADASAKAVLNANYLAENVDLEVPYSPFHHEFAATAGDRDAADVAKRMLDYGVHPPTTKWPEFVPEAMLTEPTEVESRDSLDDLAHAFNASLGDSEEELEGAPSRTTAQRIDQTDAARNPRLSWHALDDGEE; via the coding sequence ATGGATTTCGACCAAGCACGCTACTCCCGAGAGGATCTGTACGAACCGCTCCTCTCGGAGAAGAACTCGACGCGCGTCGAAACCGGCGAGGGGGACTCGCCGCTTCCGGACGACCTGACGCGCGACTCGGTGGAACTACCCGACCTCTCGGAACCCGAACTGGCCCGCCACTACACGCGCCTCTCGCAGATGAACTGGAGCGTGGAGATGGGACCGTACCCTCTCGGGTCGTGTACGATGAAGTACAACCCCTCGTTCACCGAGGACGTCGCCGCCGACCCGAACGCGGCGGTCCACCCGGACCGCTCGGTCCGGAGTTCGCAGGGGACGCTCGAACTGCTGTACGACCTGCAGGACTACCTCGGCCGCATCGGCGGGATGGACGCCGTGACGCTCCAACCGCCCGCGGGCGCGGCGGGCGAGTTCGCGGGCATCCTCGTCGCGAAGGCGTACCACGAGGCCAACGGCGACGACAGAAGCGAGGTCATCGTCCCCGCCTCCGCGCACGGCACGAACTTCGCGTCCGCCGCGATGGCGGGGTACGACGTGGTCGAACTCCCGTCGGACGACGACGGCCGCGTGGACGTCGAAGCGCTCGACGCCGCAGTCTCCGAGGACACCGCCGCGCTGATGCTCACCAACCCGAACACGGTGGGTCTCTTCGAGCGCGACATCGTCGAAATCGCGGAGATGGTCCACGACGCGGGCGGACTGCTCTACTACGACGGCGCGAACCTCAACGCGCTGTTGGGCCGGGGGCGCCCCGGCGACATGGGCTTCGACATCATGCACTACAACGTCCACAAGACGTTCGCGACGCCGCACGGCGGCGGCGGACCCGGCGCGGGACCGGTGGGCGTCGTCGCCGAACTCGCGGAGTTCCTGCCGAAACCGCACGTTCGCGAACGCGGCGGGTCCTACGAACTGTACGACCCAGAGCGGTCGGTGGGCAAAGTCCATGGCTACCTCGGTAACTGGCTCGTCCTCGTGAAGGCGTACGCCTACATCGCCCGCCTCGGCGACGAGGGGTTGGCGGACGCGAGCGCGAAAGCCGTCCTCAACGCGAACTACCTCGCGGAGAACGTGGACTTAGAGGTGCCGTACAGCCCGTTCCACCACGAGTTCGCCGCGACGGCGGGCGACAGAGATGCCGCGGACGTGGCCAAACGAATGCTCGACTACGGCGTCCACCCGCCGACGACGAAGTGGCCCGAGTTCGTCCCCGAGGCGATGCTCACCGAACCGACCGAAGTCGAGAGCCGAGACTCCCTCGACGACCTGGCGCACGCGTTCAACGCGTCGCTCGGCGACTCCGAGGAGGAACTCGAAGGCGCGCCGTCGCGGACGACTGCGCAGCGCATCGACCAGACGGATGCCGCGCGGAACCCGCGACTCTCGTGGCACGCGCTCGACGACGGAGAAGAGTAG
- the gcvH gene encoding glycine cleavage system protein GcvH — protein sequence MFEVPEDRKYLESHEYATTDDVATVGITDFAQDELGDVVYVELPDEGDEVSQGDEFGVVESIKAVSDLYAPVSGTVVEINEDLFDHPEYVNDDPYGDGWMLKIEVTEEGAFDGLLSPEEYRDQTE from the coding sequence ATGTTCGAAGTTCCCGAAGACCGAAAGTATCTGGAATCGCACGAGTACGCAACCACAGACGACGTCGCGACGGTCGGTATCACCGACTTCGCGCAGGACGAACTGGGCGACGTCGTCTACGTCGAACTGCCCGACGAGGGAGACGAGGTCTCACAGGGCGACGAGTTCGGCGTCGTAGAGAGCATCAAGGCCGTCTCAGACCTGTACGCGCCCGTCTCCGGCACCGTCGTCGAGATAAACGAGGACCTGTTCGACCACCCCGAGTACGTCAACGACGACCCGTACGGCGACGGATGGATGCTGAAGATAGAGGTGACCGAGGAGGGGGCGTTCGACGGCTTGCTCTCCCCCGAGGAGTACCGCGACCAGACCGAATGA
- the gcvT gene encoding glycine cleavage system aminomethyltransferase GcvT, with protein MALRKPPLHDVHAARDAKFTEFGGWDMPVEFDSIRDEHASVRESAGIFDVSHMGEIEVSGPDATTLMQRLTTNDVTALSPGDSQYAMITDDEGTILDDTVVYRLPDDEATFLFVPNAGHDEEMYDRWTDHREKWGLDATVRNVTEEWAMFAVQGPDAPGLVTAAAEGPLSDLSRFEATYADVAGVRSWVARTGYTGEPGFEILCPSEDAETVWEAFDCQPCGLGSRDTLRIEMGFLLSGQDFDPAEEPHNPYEAGVGFTVKLDTEFVGRDALERVEAEGVTEKFVGLRLLDRGVARHGYDVTDRDGDVIGRVTSGTMSPTLGEAVALGYVPVGYASSGSNVGVVIRGEEKRAKITTPPFLEDR; from the coding sequence ATGGCCCTTCGCAAACCGCCGTTGCACGACGTTCACGCCGCGCGAGACGCGAAGTTCACGGAGTTCGGCGGGTGGGACATGCCGGTCGAGTTCGATTCGATCAGAGACGAACACGCGTCGGTCCGCGAGTCGGCCGGTATCTTCGACGTCTCCCACATGGGGGAGATAGAGGTGTCCGGCCCCGACGCGACGACGTTGATGCAGCGACTCACGACGAACGACGTGACGGCGCTCTCGCCGGGTGATTCGCAGTACGCGATGATAACGGACGACGAGGGCACGATTCTCGACGACACCGTCGTCTACCGCCTCCCGGACGACGAGGCGACGTTTCTCTTCGTCCCGAACGCGGGTCACGACGAGGAGATGTACGACCGGTGGACAGACCACCGCGAGAAGTGGGGTCTCGACGCGACGGTTCGAAACGTGACAGAGGAGTGGGCGATGTTCGCCGTTCAGGGCCCGGACGCACCGGGTCTCGTGACGGCGGCGGCGGAGGGGCCGCTCTCGGACCTCTCGCGGTTCGAGGCCACCTACGCGGACGTGGCGGGCGTCCGGTCGTGGGTCGCTCGAACCGGCTACACGGGCGAACCGGGGTTCGAGATTCTCTGTCCGTCCGAGGACGCCGAGACGGTCTGGGAGGCGTTCGACTGCCAACCCTGCGGCCTCGGGTCTCGCGACACCCTGCGCATCGAGATGGGGTTTCTGCTCTCGGGGCAGGATTTCGACCCCGCGGAGGAACCGCACAACCCCTACGAGGCGGGCGTCGGGTTCACGGTGAAACTCGACACGGAGTTCGTCGGTAGAGACGCCCTCGAACGCGTCGAAGCGGAGGGCGTAACGGAGAAGTTCGTCGGTCTGCGTCTGTTAGACCGCGGCGTCGCCCGCCACGGATACGACGTGACCGACCGAGACGGCGACGTCATCGGTCGCGTGACGTCCGGGACGATGAGTCCGACACTGGGCGAAGCGGTCGCTCTCGGTTACGTCCCGGTCGGGTACGCCTCGTCGGGGTCGAACGTCGGCGTCGTCATCCGCGGCGAGGAAAAGCGCGCGAAGATAACCACACCACCCTTCCTTGAGGATAGATAA